The Pigmentiphaga aceris DNA segment CGCAGAAGCCGGAAATTCGCCGGGTGCTGGCCGAAAGCCTGATGATGGTGGCGGAACGCAGTGGTGCGTCGTCATTGCACGTGCTGTTCCCTACAGCCCCGGAAACCGATGCCTTGCGCGAGGCCGGCTGCAAGATTCGCCACGGCGTGCAGTTCCACTGGCGCAATGCGGGTTGGAAAGACTTCGAAGCCTTCCTGAAAAGCCTGTCGCAGAAGAAGCGCAAGAATATCCGCGCCGAACGCCGCAAGGTGGCGGGTGCGGGTGTCACGACCCGGATCAGGACCGGCGCGGCAATTACCGATGCGGATTGGCTGTTCTTCTATCGCTGCTACAGCAATACGTACCACGTGCGTCGCTCCACGCCGTATCTGAATCTGGCGTTCTTCCAGACCTTGGGCAAGCAGTTGTCCAAACACTGTGTCATGACGATCGCCGAACAGAACGGCGAACCGCTGGCGGCCAGCCTGCTGTTTCGCGATACGGTCGACGGCGAAGATCGCTTGTATGGCCGCTACTGGGGCACGCTGGAAGACATGGACAGCCTGCACTTCGAGGTGGCGTATTACGCCCCGATGGAATGGGCGATGACCAACGGAATCGCCATGATCGAAGGCGGTGCGCAGGGCGAACACAAGCTGGCGCGCGGATTCCTGCCGTCTCGCACCGATTCCGCGCATTGGCTGGCCCACCCCGCTTTTGCTGAAGCAGTGGAAGACTTTCTGGTGCGTGAAGGCGACGGGGTCGATGCCTTGGTGGACGAACTGGAAGAGCATTCGCCCTTCAAGAAGCCCAGGTAAGCATCGAACCCGTCTTCGCAACCAGTCTGGTGATTAATACCTGACCAGATGCCCCTCGATTACCGCTTTCACGGCGGCCCACTGCCGACGTGACACCGGCAACCGTTCCGGCACGCCGTCCAGCACCACCTGGCGAACGGCTTCGTTGTCGGCGCTGCCACCGCTTACCCGTTCAATGCCGATGATTGCGTGACGCGCAATCAAGGCATTGCGGTGTATTCGCAGAAACACCCCCGGAAACGCAGCATCCAGCATCAGCAGGGACGCATCCGTCAGGTATTCCCGTTCGCGGGTGCGAACCGTCACGTATTTCAGCTCGGCCTTCAGGTAAACCACGTCTTCGATTGGCACGTGCAGCACTCTGCCGCGTTCGGCCACCGACACAAACCGCGCGGTACTTTGCACGGCAGGTGCCGCCTGGCCCCCGGCAGCGTCGCGCAAGACATCAGCCAGTACATCCCGCCTGACCGGGCGATTCAGCCGTGCCGCCACACGCAGCTCCGGCACCATCGCCTGGGGGTTGTCGATGAAGCCGATGAATACGAACACCGGTGCCGGGTGCAAGGAAGCCAACGCGCGCCAAAGTGTCGGCCCGTCTGTCTCCTCTGGGCGGCCATCGACCACCACCACGTCTACGCCCAGGCGGCGCGCCTCATCCAATGCGTCATCACTGGCACTGAGTGCCGTGCGCAAAGGCACATCACGGGTAATATCCCGCAACTGCCTGTGCAGACGCTGGCGCGCAGCCGGGTCGTCGGCAATCACCAACACCGAGGCGGTCATAGTTGCCTCGCGTCCGCGGAATGCGGACAACTCATTACGGTCGTCTTCTATAATCGTGTTCATGACACAATCGCCCGATCCCCGCCCCCAGGACCAATTCGCTAAGAAAGGCGAAGCGTGGTCTGCCCGTTTCTCCGAACCTGTT contains these protein-coding regions:
- a CDS encoding GNAT family N-acetyltransferase; translated protein: MTDVSSDDSLNSPDFRIVLADSLAEIPAASWDALGGGSLLTSHAFLSALETTGCVGEDTGWVPRHLLLHQGDELVGAVPLYLKGHSYGEYVFDWAWADAYQRHGLEYYPKWLGAVPFTPVGGARLLTQKPEIRRVLAESLMMVAERSGASSLHVLFPTAPETDALREAGCKIRHGVQFHWRNAGWKDFEAFLKSLSQKKRKNIRAERRKVAGAGVTTRIRTGAAITDADWLFFYRCYSNTYHVRRSTPYLNLAFFQTLGKQLSKHCVMTIAEQNGEPLAASLLFRDTVDGEDRLYGRYWGTLEDMDSLHFEVAYYAPMEWAMTNGIAMIEGGAQGEHKLARGFLPSRTDSAHWLAHPAFAEAVEDFLVREGDGVDALVDELEEHSPFKKPR
- a CDS encoding LytR/AlgR family response regulator transcription factor, with the translated sequence MNTIIEDDRNELSAFRGREATMTASVLVIADDPAARQRLHRQLRDITRDVPLRTALSASDDALDEARRLGVDVVVVDGRPEETDGPTLWRALASLHPAPVFVFIGFIDNPQAMVPELRVAARLNRPVRRDVLADVLRDAAGGQAAPAVQSTARFVSVAERGRVLHVPIEDVVYLKAELKYVTVRTREREYLTDASLLMLDAAFPGVFLRIHRNALIARHAIIGIERVSGGSADNEAVRQVVLDGVPERLPVSRRQWAAVKAVIEGHLVRY